TCCATCGGAGTCGAAATCCAGAACGGTATTCTCGTCCAGATCACGGGTCTCGGCAACGGATCCATCGCGAAACTGAATGTAGAGCGTGTCGGTTTCTGCGTAGTACTTAACTTTCATGGCTCGAATCCACGGTCAAAGGCATTGTGGACGGTCTCCCCATCCTCTTAGAGCACGACACGAAGATAACGCCCCTCCATCTCCGGAATCTGTACCCACCGTCGAATGCGGCCATCCTGCTGCACTTGCTGCCGTTGCGGTTGTTCAACGCCGCGTTTGATCCACTCGTC
The sequence above is a segment of the Vicinamibacteria bacterium genome. Coding sequences within it:
- a CDS encoding DUF2283 domain-containing protein, with protein sequence MKVKYYAETDTLYIQFRDGSVAETRDLDENTVLDFDSDGNLCAMTIEHASSRTGIPEFSYEQIPA